The following proteins come from a genomic window of Sander vitreus isolate 19-12246 chromosome 14, sanVit1, whole genome shotgun sequence:
- the LOC144528861 gene encoding uncharacterized protein LOC144528861 — MSTNGNSRACEGMYSKLIDDEGAYDDLNRRPDVELGAHPVSPVMMIPRPSGPGPYRLVTFCLATLCAILLISIIAVTAHYKNKTQSGVEGTSEIQRQDVNMSALTASISKLQQEKNQLQQEKDELLAKLATKMTTKAPNVLKPMMKAPILCPVDWYLFNNSCYFISRTTRDWPESQSYCQSQGAHLAIIHTAEEQTFLWDLLPRGHWNAFWFGITDEHTEDKWKWVDGTPLVGGFWEVGEPNNHINEDCGYIVKTHVLERVAIRSWYDAPCTMYWPFICEKEMGAGASTAIPH; from the exons ATGTCGACAAACGGGAACTCCCGGGCCTGTGAGGGGATGTACTCCAAACTGATAGACGATGAGGGAGCATATGACGACCTGAACCGCAGGCCAGATGTGGAACTCGGTG CTCACCCAGTATCTCCAGTCATGATGATCCCCAGGCCGAGCGGCCCAGGGCCCTACCGCCTTGTCACCTTCTGCCTGGCTACGCTGTGTGCCATCCTGTTGATCTCAATCATAGCTGTCACCGCACACT ATAAGAACAAAACTCAGAGCGGTGTTGAAGGGACGTCCGAGATACAGCGGCAGGACGTAAACATGTCAGCTCTGACTGCCTCCATCAGCAAACTGCAGCAAGAGAAAAACCAGCTTCAGCAAGAGAAGGACGAGCTGCTGGCCAAACTGGCCACCAAGATGACCACAAAAG CTCCCAATGTGCTCAAACCTATGATGAAGGCCCCTATCCTGTGCCCCGTGGACTGGTATCTCTTCAACAACAGCTGTTACTTCATCTCCAGAACCACAAGAGATTGGCCCGAGAGCCAGTCGTACTGTCAGAGCCAAGGCGCTCACCTGGCCATCATCCACACGGCAGAGGAGCAG ACGTTTCTGTGGGATCTTCTTCCCAGAGGCCACTGGAACGCCTTCTGGTTTGGGATCACTGACGAGCACACAGAGGATAAGTGGAAATGGGTGGATGGCACCCCGCTGGTTGGAGG TTTTTGGGAGGTCGGCGAGCCTAACAACCACATCAACGAGGACTGTGGCTACATTGTGAAAACACATGTACTGGAGCGAGTGGCGATTCGGAGCTGGTACGACGCCCCCTGCACTATGTACTGGCCCTTTATCTGTGAGAAAGAGATGGGCGCTGGCGCCAGCACCGCCATACCACACTGA